Proteins encoded within one genomic window of Humulus lupulus chromosome 1, drHumLupu1.1, whole genome shotgun sequence:
- the LOC133806234 gene encoding very-long-chain (3R)-3-hydroxyacyl-CoA dehydratase PASTICCINO 2, whose translation MAGFPSLLRGVYLTLYNWTVFAGWLQVLYFAVTTLKDAGHQHVYNAVQRPLQLAQSAAILEILHGLVGLVRSPITATLPQISSRLFLTWGILYSFPEIQSHVLVSSLVISWSITEIIRYSFFGMKEALGFAPSWLLWLRYSTFILLYPSGITSEVGLVYAALPYIKKSELYCLRMPNKWNGSFDYFYASILVLAIYVPGSPHMYSYMLGQRKKALSKSKRE comes from the exons ATGGCGGGATTCCCCTCTCTCCTCAGGGGCGTGTATCTTACTCTCTATAACTGGACTGTCTTCGCAGGATG GTTACAAGTTCTCTATTTTGCTGTTACAACGCTCAAAGACGCCGGCCACCAACATGTCTACAATGCCGTTCAACGCCCTCTTCAGCTCGCTCAATCCGCCGCCATTTTGGAG ATCCTTCACGGACTAGTAg GCCTTGTGAGATCTCCAATTACGGCAACCCTGCCCCAGATAAGTTCAAGATTGTTCCTGACTTGGGGAATCCTATATAGTTTTCCTGAG ATTCAAAGTCATGTACTTGTGAGCTCTTTGGTCATCAGCTGGTCTATTACAGAG ATTATACGATATTCTTTCTTTGGCATGAAGGAGGCACTTGGTTTCGCACCTTCGTGGCTCCTGTGGCTCAG ATATAGCACCTTCATATTGTTGTATCCAAGTGGTATCACAAGCGAAGTTGGTCTAGTTTATGCTGCCCTGCCATACATCAAG AAATCCGAGTTGTATTGTTTAAGGATGCCAAACAAGTGGAACGGCTCGTTCGATTATTTCTATGCCTCCATTCTTGTCTTAGCTATCTATGTCCCAG GTAGTCCCCACATGTATAGTTATATGCTTGGGCAGAGGAAGAAAGCTCTCTCAAAGTCCAAGAGGGAGTAA